The following proteins come from a genomic window of Miscanthus floridulus cultivar M001 chromosome 2, ASM1932011v1, whole genome shotgun sequence:
- the LOC136536420 gene encoding uncharacterized protein, producing MTRKQPPPLHTRSSEAGVQHAVDPRQQRCSTTAARPPLRSPALRLCLLSLYHVLKPLPPPHAIGGRGSFPFYDPMATSSNASASTDGSESGGFPVANNPAIATQVLAAACVTPPPSDDDAKKPLWRYVELIERIGKGQGGNSKMRCRLCDHHFQGSYSRVKAHLLKISGFRVKFCRVVTVHVLEQLEAEVAAANATVARTMPRDIPLPTEGNEKMRKRKGVSVIESSINQEVRSQLDELIARMFYIADLPFNLARNPYFRKAFMFTANRPIGGYVPPSYNKLRTILLVQEKIHVERMLQPIKATWSSKGVSIVSDGWSDAQRRPLLNFLAVTEDGPMFLRAINTEGISKTKDYISEKMLVVIDEVGAQNVVQVITDNASNCRAAGIIVEQKHPHIFWTPCVVHTLNLALKNICAPRDAEDELHDEFQWISEVIADASMIKNYIMNHSMRLFMFNEHSKLKFLAIAETRFASAIVMLKRFVAIKDALSVMVVSDKWSAYRDDNPGQAQFVKDKIVNDVWWDKVRYFLSFTEPIYSMIRAADTNKPCLHLIYEMWDTMIEKVKAVIYCHEGLEPHEESAFFSAVLDILVSRWAKSNTPLHCLAHSLNSKYYTEAWISEVPNRVAPHNDEEISEMRNACFRRYFSGEELKKIKQQYANFSLFGPGFNSFDSLEDRTYMDPKQWWGIHGHSAPDLKKLAFRLLGQPTSSCAERNWSTYGLIHSSLRNRLNPCRAEDLVFTHQNLRLLSRKTEEYHHGPSAMWDIGADTFEADFEGGADFLEHADLSLDEPDLERVLEDLGALGITESSGAAAGSD from the exons ATGACGCGGAAG cagccgccgccgctgcacacACGCTCCTCTGAAGCAGGCGTGCAGCACGCCGTAGATCCGCGGCAGCAGCGCTGCTCGACCACCGCCGCTCGGCCGCCCCTTCGTTCTCCAGCTCTCCGCCTGTGTCTTCTCTCCCTGTACCACGTCCTCAAGCCCCTGCCGCCTCCACACGCCATCGGCGGCCGCGGCTCCTTCCCCTTCTACG ATCCAATGGCGACTTCTTCGAATGCTTCTGCATCTACTGATGGTTCTGAAAGTGGAGGATTTCCTGTCGCCAACAACCCTGCTATTGCAACTCAGGTCTTAGCTGCTGCTTGTGTGACTCCTCCACCTTCAGATGATGATGCTAAGAAGCCACTGTGGAGGTATGTTGAGTTAATTGAGAGAATTGGAAAGGGTCAGGGGGGCAACTCAAAGATGAGATGTAGACTTTGTGACCATCATTTTCAAGGAAGCTACTCTAGAGTTAAAGCACATCTGTTAAAGATTTCTGGTTTTAGGGTAAAGTTTTGTCGAGTGGTGACTGTACATGTTCTTGAACAACTAGAAGCTGAAGTTGCTGCTGCCAATGCTACTGTTGCCAGGACCATGCCTAGAGATATTCCACTTCCTACTGAGGGCAACGAGAAGATGAGAAAGAGGAAGGGTGTCTCAGTTATTGAATCTAGCATCAATCAAGAAGTCCGTAGCCAGCTTGATGAACTGATAGCTAGAATGTTTTATATAGCAGACCTGCCATTTAATCTTGCACGTAACCCATATTTTAGGAAGGCATTCATGTTTACTGCCAATCGGCCAATTGGAGGATATGTCCCTCCAAGCTACAACAAGCTGAGAACAATTCTTCTTGTGCAAGAGAAGATACATGTCGAGAGAATGCTGCAGCCCATCAAGGCGACATGGAGCTCTAAAGGTGTGAGTATTGTATCAGATGGATGGTCAGATGCTCAAAGGCGTCCACTCTTGAATTTCTTGGCTGTAACAGAAGATGGTCCAATGTTTCTTAGAGCAATCAACACTGAAGGAATATCCAAGACCAAGGATTACATTTCAGAGAAGATGCTAGTTGTAATTGATGAGGTTGGGGCACAAAATGTTGTGCAAGTGATCACTGATAATGCTTCCAATTGCAGAGCTGCTGGTATCATTGTTGAGCAGAAGCACCCTCATATTTTCTGGACCCCATGTGTTGTGCATACTTTGAACCTTGCCTTGAAGAACATTTGTGCTCCTAGGGACGCTGAGGATGAGCTTCATGATGAATTCCAGTGGATCAGCGAGGTTATTGCAGATGCCAGCATGATAAAGAATTACATCATGAATCACTCTATGAGGCTGTTTATGTTCAATGAGCATAGCAAGTTGAAATTCCTTGCCATTGCTGAGACAAGATTTGCCTCTGCCATTGTGATGTTGAAGAGGTTTGTTGCTATAAAAGATGCTCTTTCAGTGATGGTAGTGAGTGACAAGTGGTCTGCCTACAGGGATGATAATCCAGGTCAGGCCCAATTTGTCAAAGACAAGATTGTGAATGATGTGTGGTGGGATAAGGTGCGCTACTTCCTCAGTTTCACTGAACCTATCTATTCTATGATACGGGCAGCTGATACTAACAAGCCATGCCTGCATTTGATATATGAAATGTGGGATACAATGATAGAGAAGGTGAAGGCTGTGATCTATTGTCATGAAGGGCTAGAACCACATGAAGAATCTGCCTTCTTCTCAGCTGTGCTAGACATCTTGGTGAGTCGATGGGCAAAAAGTAACACCCCCTTGCACTGCTTAGCACACTCACTAAATTCCAAGTACTACACTGAAGCATGGATCAGTGAGGTTCCAAACCGAGTAGCCCCTCACAATGATGAGGAAATTTCAGAAATGAGAAATGCTTGTTTCAGGAGGTATTTTTCTGGTGAGGAACTAAAAAAGATCAAGCAACAATATGCTAATTTCTCTTTGTTTGGGCCTGGATTCAATTCATTTGACTCACTTGAGGATAGAACTTATATGGATCCAAAGCAATGGTGGGGAATTCATGGTCATTCTGCACCAGACTTGAAAAAGTTAGCATTTAGATTACTTGGTCAGCCAACATCTTCTTGTGCTGAGAGAAATTGGAGTACCTATGGGCTGATCCATAGTTCCTTGAGAAACAG GCTGAATCCTTGCCGTGCTGAGGATTTAGTTTTCACACACCAGAACTTGCGCCTTCTTTCAAGAAAAACTGAAGAATACCACCATGGTCCATCAGCAATGTGGGATATTGGAGCTGATACTTTTGAGGCTGATTTTGAGGGTGGTGCTGATTTTCTTGAGCATGCTGATCTGTCACTTGATGAACCAGACCTTGAAAGAGTTCTAGAAGATCTTGGGGCGCTAGGAATAACTGAaagctctggtgctgctgctgggtCTGACTGA